A part of Deltaproteobacteria bacterium genomic DNA contains:
- a CDS encoding sigma-70 family RNA polymerase sigma factor: protein MLRITPLQHDATVTRLRIEGRVTQQTIAELTSSCSESFGTPQTLLLDLSGVPFVDTEGAATLSNLVEKGAVLIGCSGFLTELLHLNDSEEKGATPAQTEDVLHETQMIARLRRGDDAAFEQIVRQYSGRLLAVARRMLGGNEHDAQDVLQEAFLSVFKAIGEFTGAAKLSTWLHRIVVNAALMKLRSRRRKREESIDDLLPRFDAEGEWAGEVSSWETPSEELLQQRETRAAVRRCIDRLPESSRTVLLLRDIEELDTEEAASVLGITPNAVKIRLHRARQALRTLLERELASR from the coding sequence ATGCTGAGAATCACACCGCTCCAACACGATGCCACGGTCACGCGCTTGCGGATCGAGGGCCGCGTGACGCAACAGACAATAGCCGAACTCACCTCGTCATGCTCAGAGAGCTTTGGCACTCCTCAGACGTTATTGCTCGACTTGTCCGGGGTGCCTTTCGTCGATACCGAGGGCGCAGCGACCTTGAGCAACCTCGTCGAAAAGGGAGCCGTGCTTATTGGTTGCTCGGGGTTTCTGACCGAACTATTGCACCTAAACGACAGTGAAGAGAAGGGTGCGACACCCGCTCAAACGGAAGACGTCCTGCACGAAACACAGATGATCGCGAGACTCCGTCGCGGGGACGATGCTGCCTTCGAGCAGATCGTGCGGCAGTATAGCGGTCGCCTACTCGCTGTTGCCCGCCGTATGCTCGGCGGCAATGAACACGATGCCCAAGATGTCCTGCAAGAGGCTTTCCTCTCGGTCTTCAAGGCGATTGGCGAGTTCACCGGCGCGGCAAAGCTTTCGACCTGGCTGCACCGCATTGTCGTCAATGCAGCCTTGATGAAACTCCGCAGCCGCCGGAGAAAACGCGAAGAGTCTATCGATGACTTGCTGCCGCGCTTCGACGCGGAAGGGGAGTGGGCAGGTGAAGTATCCAGTTGGGAGACTCCAAGCGAGGAGTTGCTCCAGCAGCGGGAAACGCGCGCTGCCGTACGACGGTGTATTGACCGCCTCCCGGAGAGTTCGCGCACGGTGTTGCTGTTGCGGGATATTGAGGAGCTGGATACAGAAGAAGCGGCGAGTGTGTTGGGGATCACGCCTAACGCGGTGAAGATTCGGCTGCATCGAGCGCGGCAAGCGTTGCGGACGCTGCTGGAGCGGGAATTAGCTAGCAGATAA
- a CDS encoding alpha/beta hydrolase, producing MPTEETTLLPQRVTYTGSTGLRLIGDAWGSPEAPPVLLLHGGGQTRHAWGGTARALAQQGWHAIALDMRGHGDSEWVPDGDYMIDSYVADLHKVLGNFRQKPVLVGASLGGITSMLTEGEAPQPICTGIVLVDVTPRIEQEGADRILAFMSAYPNGFASLEEAADHVASYIPHRPRPKDNSGLSKNLRLGADGRYRWHWDPNMINPRRRIRDPERMLAAARGLKVPTLLVRGKISDVVSDATTKEFLETVPHAKYVDVAEAGHMVAGDRNDVFSKAVLEFLAAL from the coding sequence ATGCCAACGGAAGAGACTACGCTCTTACCGCAACGTGTTACCTATACTGGAAGCACAGGACTACGTCTGATTGGAGATGCCTGGGGATCACCCGAGGCCCCGCCAGTGCTCTTGCTGCACGGCGGAGGACAAACTCGTCACGCTTGGGGCGGCACCGCTCGTGCGCTCGCGCAACAGGGCTGGCACGCCATCGCGCTCGATATGCGCGGCCACGGCGACAGCGAGTGGGTGCCCGACGGCGATTACATGATCGACTCCTACGTCGCTGATCTCCATAAAGTGCTGGGCAATTTTCGCCAGAAACCGGTCTTAGTGGGTGCTTCGTTAGGCGGCATTACGTCGATGCTGACCGAAGGAGAAGCCCCGCAACCGATATGCACCGGGATCGTGTTGGTGGACGTGACCCCGCGCATCGAGCAAGAAGGCGCGGATCGCATCCTGGCCTTCATGAGCGCCTATCCGAACGGGTTCGCCAGCCTCGAAGAGGCCGCCGATCATGTCGCGTCATACATTCCCCACCGGCCACGACCGAAAGATAATAGCGGTCTGTCCAAGAACTTGCGCCTCGGCGCTGACGGTCGTTACCGCTGGCACTGGGACCCGAACATGATTAACCCGAGGCGCCGTATCCGCGATCCCGAGCGCATGCTAGCCGCTGCACGTGGGCTCAAGGTGCCGACGCTGCTGGTGCGCGGCAAGATCAGCGATGTGGTCAGCGACGCTACGACCAAAGAATTCCTCGAAACCGTCCCCCACGCCAAGTACGTGGATGTGGCGGAAGCCGGGCACATGGTCGCGGGGGATCGCAACGATGTGTTCAGTAAGGCGGTGCTGGAGTTTCTGGCGGCGCTGTAA
- a CDS encoding aromatic-ring-hydroxylating dioxygenase subunit beta yields the protein MISDTEHKAVVAFLYKEARLADEARYAEWEALWTDEAIYWVPATTDPNVDPNKQISHIYDNRNRIATRIKLLQSGYRFSQEPASSMRRLLSNIEVEKTDNGEFVVGSNFLLVELSIQAKHETHIWAGRTTHVLRWVSEELKMSQKKVVLVNAAEPLPNLAFLI from the coding sequence ATGATCTCCGACACCGAACACAAAGCTGTCGTTGCGTTTCTCTACAAAGAAGCGCGCCTCGCCGATGAAGCCCGCTATGCCGAATGGGAAGCCTTGTGGACGGACGAGGCTATCTATTGGGTGCCCGCAACCACCGACCCCAACGTAGACCCCAACAAGCAGATCTCGCACATCTATGACAACCGCAATCGTATCGCCACCCGCATCAAGCTCTTGCAAAGCGGCTACCGTTTCAGCCAAGAACCGGCGTCCTCGATGCGCCGGCTGCTCTCCAACATCGAAGTCGAGAAGACCGACAACGGCGAGTTTGTCGTCGGCTCCAACTTTCTCCTGGTCGAGCTTTCCATTCAGGCCAAGCACGAGACACACATCTGGGCCGGTCGCACCACCCACGTTCTCCGCTGGGTCAGCGAGGAGTTGAAGATGAGCCAAAAGAAGGTGGTCTTGGTCAACGCCGCTGAGCCGCTGCCCAATCTGGCGTTTCTGATTTAG
- a CDS encoding YgiT-type zinc finger protein gives MTVDFRWGEKLTIIENVPAKVCNECGERYYQQRLCGKWNNSPKKDEKKKSCRFQSCLGCRQP, from the coding sequence GTGACAGTAGACTTTCGCTGGGGTGAAAAACTCACCATTATCGAGAACGTTCCAGCAAAAGTGTGCAACGAATGTGGCGAGCGCTACTACCAGCAGCGATTGTGCGGCAAATGGAACAACTCACCAAAGAAGGACGAAAAGAAAAAGAGCTGCAGGTTCCAGTCGTGTCTTGGGTGTAGGCAACCCTAA
- a CDS encoding toll/interleukin-1 receptor domain-containing protein, whose translation MIATTFGSPVQVFISYAHANMAVVQDIVQRLGFHLHNESIKFFFDQTDRPTDDVDGLPFGLSEPMATSQVFLVFVSEDYLASRWCRAELQAFARIQVAKRRATEAFGKRIPVGWIVVVRIEPRGLLEGVSRTVEEAVGAANAAALLRAEYHIQSALGSTATEVVQEITNCIQVKQRDLAMIAPSTPDALWSQFGASFPWLLDIPIMTVITTYQRLRSADARVLARIEKHRRTEVVQLLTQITSPWVDVFNRPVGKELLNLAYPLGDLVEVVRNGEPVPVLVAMLRDGGIGLPELQYSYYQCVLDGWQHWLIDTAAIAAMAIAYDPAIPDWLVASFDSQLIEPLQFGIDLADIRWGTPSG comes from the coding sequence GTGATTGCCACAACGTTCGGGTCACCTGTGCAGGTTTTCATCAGCTATGCACATGCCAACATGGCAGTGGTCCAAGACATTGTGCAGCGACTCGGGTTTCACCTTCACAACGAATCTATAAAATTTTTCTTCGATCAGACTGATCGACCCACCGATGATGTTGATGGCCTACCATTTGGTCTCTCGGAGCCGATGGCCACCTCCCAAGTATTCCTTGTCTTCGTTTCCGAAGACTACCTAGCATCAAGGTGGTGTCGTGCGGAGTTGCAAGCATTCGCGCGTATTCAAGTGGCCAAACGTCGAGCCACCGAAGCCTTCGGCAAACGCATTCCAGTTGGCTGGATAGTCGTGGTTCGGATCGAACCCCGTGGACTGCTTGAAGGAGTCTCTCGCACTGTTGAAGAGGCAGTTGGGGCAGCCAATGCTGCGGCCCTTCTACGGGCTGAGTACCACATTCAGTCAGCTCTCGGCTCCACCGCAACCGAGGTCGTGCAGGAGATCACGAACTGTATTCAAGTAAAGCAACGCGATCTCGCGATGATTGCGCCCTCCACCCCCGATGCTTTGTGGTCTCAATTCGGCGCTTCATTTCCATGGCTTCTTGACATCCCGATCATGACAGTGATCACTACGTATCAGCGGCTCCGCAGCGCTGACGCCAGGGTGCTGGCCAGGATTGAGAAGCATCGGCGAACCGAAGTGGTGCAACTTTTGACCCAGATCACAAGCCCTTGGGTCGACGTGTTTAACCGCCCCGTCGGCAAAGAACTGCTCAACCTCGCGTATCCTTTAGGCGATCTCGTAGAGGTCGTCCGTAATGGCGAGCCCGTGCCAGTGCTGGTCGCGATGCTCCGCGATGGTGGAATCGGATTGCCGGAGTTGCAGTATAGCTATTATCAATGTGTCTTGGATGGATGGCAGCATTGGTTGATCGATACCGCAGCCATCGCGGCCATGGCGATCGCTTATGACCCAGCTATACCGGACTGGCTGGTTGCGAGCTTTGATTCGCAGCTCATTGAACCCCTTCAGTTCGGGATCGACCTCGCGGACATCAGATGGGGCACCCCGTCAGGATAG
- a CDS encoding metallophosphoesterase, with amino-acid sequence MTPLEKKFVERENRRQQLFRSLQNCDRRTFLALTGKFAAMAATAGLVAPHSFQPVDVVHAATSDGKPEVAFRFAYISDTHLFSKGMNHRFAKAVLKAVEDVNALDPQPDFVFFGGDLAQLGQADELALGQQLLKELKAPLKMMVGEHDWYFDMGEKWRELFGEPTYSWDHKGVHFITLNSVVEKDFWTAKGMTPMERMLTVAGLDNGVQSRFEVGAEQRDWLAKDLAKIDKKTPLVVFSHSPLYKYYRDWNFWTDDAEEVQKLLFPFEKVTVIHGHTHQLLTNRIKNIGFHGLLSTAWPWPYAPTGLPKLTLQMDRVDPFDQFDGCGDGTVDVRTDGQVNKTYNLWSRNPTTVEYEALKAAKDATKGPSY; translated from the coding sequence ATGACCCCGCTCGAAAAGAAATTCGTCGAACGAGAAAACCGCCGACAGCAGTTATTTCGCTCGCTGCAGAATTGTGACCGGCGCACGTTTCTGGCGCTTACCGGAAAGTTCGCCGCCATGGCTGCGACTGCCGGTCTCGTGGCGCCCCATTCGTTTCAGCCGGTGGATGTCGTCCACGCCGCCACCTCGGACGGGAAACCGGAAGTCGCCTTCCGTTTCGCCTACATTTCCGACACCCATCTGTTCAGCAAAGGCATGAACCACCGCTTCGCCAAAGCCGTGCTCAAAGCTGTCGAGGATGTCAACGCCCTCGATCCTCAGCCGGACTTCGTGTTCTTCGGCGGCGACCTCGCGCAACTTGGCCAAGCCGACGAACTTGCCTTGGGCCAGCAGCTCCTCAAAGAGCTCAAAGCCCCGCTCAAAATGATGGTCGGTGAGCACGACTGGTATTTCGACATGGGCGAAAAGTGGCGCGAGCTGTTCGGCGAACCCACCTATTCCTGGGACCACAAAGGCGTGCACTTTATTACCCTCAACAGCGTGGTGGAAAAAGATTTCTGGACGGCGAAGGGCATGACACCAATGGAACGCATGCTGACTGTCGCCGGACTCGACAACGGCGTCCAGAGCCGCTTCGAGGTGGGCGCGGAGCAACGCGACTGGCTAGCCAAAGATCTCGCCAAGATCGATAAGAAAACTCCGCTCGTCGTCTTCTCGCATTCGCCGCTCTACAAATACTACCGCGATTGGAACTTCTGGACCGACGACGCCGAGGAGGTGCAGAAACTCTTGTTTCCCTTCGAGAAGGTCACGGTCATTCACGGCCACACGCATCAGCTCCTCACCAACCGCATCAAGAACATCGGTTTTCACGGCCTGCTGTCCACGGCCTGGCCGTGGCCGTATGCGCCGACCGGACTGCCCAAGTTGACGCTGCAGATGGATCGCGTGGACCCGTTCGACCAATTCGACGGTTGCGGTGACGGCACGGTGGACGTACGCACCGATGGTCAGGTGAACAAAACCTACAACCTGTGGAGCCGCAACCCCACGACGGTCGAGTATGAAGCGCTCAAAGCCGCCAAAGATGCGACGAAGGGTCCGTCGTACTAA
- a CDS encoding sigma 54-interacting transcriptional regulator, with product MQDRQTQANLAEATLRESEQQYRDLYDEAPIMYLSLGPDACIRRANRHAATLLGYPLEHLLGREIFDLLADSPSGKPKARAIIARFLTGQETLNEEIEWRRADGTPLWTRAAVRPICDAQGRVVATRSAHVDITDRKRAEEALRLSEERLARIFDSAMDAILTFDTRRCIELFNDAAEKVFRCPAAEALGQPLDRFLTDGFRQALDNSLHAFAHDGHNLPYMGAPGGLTAKRADGGEFPIEASISHVEVGGRQLYTLIVRDLNERRRLEEELTQINRHNQYLQEEIRSVHNFDEIVGQSRVLQAALDQAQLVAATDSSVLILGETGTGKELIARAVHANSKRKARPLIKVNCAALPSGLVESELFGHEKGAFTGTTEKRIGRFELADGGTLFLDEIGEMPPDVQVKLLRVLQEQEFERVGGSKTIHVDVRVIAATNRDVAQAIAEGKFRQDLYYRLNVFPISLPPLCERADDIPLLVHYFVTRYAAKIGRRLSRIPKDVMQRLVAYAWPGNVRELENVIERAVILSPGSDLLLGAETVPASVANVSVNETAPSFPPFEKEGRRAARGDFQTIPHAAASALTLEQAERQHIIAVLKQTQWRIDGPQGAAQLLGVPASTLRSRMKKLDIQRSTVEAS from the coding sequence ATGCAAGACCGACAAACGCAAGCAAATCTGGCGGAGGCGACGTTGCGAGAGAGCGAACAGCAATATCGCGATCTCTACGACGAAGCCCCGATTATGTATCTTTCCCTAGGACCGGATGCGTGCATCCGCCGGGCCAATCGGCACGCCGCCACCCTGTTGGGGTATCCGCTTGAGCACTTGCTCGGACGTGAGATCTTCGACCTGCTAGCCGATTCGCCGAGCGGCAAGCCGAAGGCCCGGGCCATCATCGCGCGGTTCCTGACTGGACAAGAGACCCTGAACGAGGAAATCGAATGGCGGCGGGCTGACGGTACTCCACTGTGGACCCGTGCTGCCGTGCGCCCGATCTGCGATGCGCAGGGCCGAGTCGTGGCCACCCGTTCGGCGCATGTGGACATCACCGACCGCAAGCGGGCGGAGGAAGCGCTGCGCCTCAGCGAGGAGCGCTTGGCACGCATCTTCGATTCGGCCATGGATGCGATTCTCACGTTCGACACCCGGCGCTGTATCGAACTCTTTAATGACGCCGCCGAGAAAGTGTTTCGCTGCCCGGCAGCCGAAGCCCTGGGCCAGCCGCTCGATCGCTTCTTGACGGATGGCTTTCGCCAGGCGCTCGACAACTCCTTGCATGCCTTCGCTCACGATGGCCACAACTTGCCATATATGGGAGCGCCGGGCGGTCTGACGGCAAAACGGGCGGATGGTGGAGAGTTTCCTATCGAAGCGAGCATTTCTCACGTCGAGGTGGGCGGTCGGCAGCTCTACACGCTCATTGTCCGAGATCTCAATGAACGGCGGCGGCTCGAGGAAGAGCTGACGCAGATCAATCGCCACAACCAATACTTGCAGGAGGAGATCCGCTCCGTCCATAACTTCGATGAGATCGTTGGGCAAAGTCGCGTGCTGCAAGCCGCGCTCGATCAGGCGCAGCTCGTTGCCGCCACGGATTCCTCGGTTCTCATTTTGGGCGAGACGGGAACCGGCAAAGAACTCATTGCCCGCGCCGTGCATGCCAACAGCAAGCGCAAAGCCCGCCCGCTGATTAAGGTGAACTGTGCGGCGTTGCCGAGCGGGTTGGTGGAGAGCGAGTTGTTTGGCCACGAAAAGGGAGCCTTCACCGGGACGACCGAGAAACGCATCGGCCGCTTTGAACTTGCCGACGGCGGAACACTCTTTCTCGACGAGATTGGCGAGATGCCGCCCGATGTCCAGGTCAAGCTGCTGCGCGTGCTGCAAGAACAGGAATTCGAGCGCGTGGGCGGAAGCAAGACGATACACGTGGATGTCCGTGTGATCGCCGCCACCAATCGCGACGTGGCGCAGGCCATCGCCGAAGGAAAATTCCGCCAGGACCTGTACTATCGCCTCAACGTTTTTCCTATTTCCTTGCCGCCTCTGTGCGAACGTGCGGACGACATTCCGCTCCTTGTCCACTATTTCGTCACGCGCTACGCCGCCAAGATTGGTCGGCGTCTCTCCCGCATCCCGAAAGACGTGATGCAGCGACTCGTCGCCTATGCGTGGCCCGGCAATGTCCGTGAGCTGGAAAATGTCATCGAGCGCGCGGTGATTCTCTCGCCCGGATCGGATCTGTTGCTTGGAGCTGAAACGGTGCCAGCGTCCGTCGCCAATGTCTCCGTCAACGAAACCGCGCCCTCCTTCCCCCCCTTTGAAAAAGAGGGGCGGCGAGCAGCGCGGGGGGATTTTCAAACAATCCCTCACGCAGCAGCGTCCGCGCTCACCCTGGAACAAGCCGAGCGCCAACACATCATTGCCGTCCTCAAACAGACGCAATGGCGGATCGATGGTCCGCAAGGCGCGGCCCAGCTCTTGGGTGTCCCGGCCAGTACGTTGCGAAGCCGCATGAAGAAGCTCGATATTCAGCGGAGCACGGTGGAGGCTTCGTAG
- a CDS encoding zf-HC2 domain-containing protein, giving the protein MTCRECNEFLLDYRSGDLAPKEHTCVEAHLAWCSRCVVFLRHYEETVRLVKAAFNHSNESRSAIIPESLVQTILAVARGMRH; this is encoded by the coding sequence ATGACGTGTCGAGAATGTAACGAATTCCTGCTTGACTATCGGTCCGGCGATCTCGCGCCAAAGGAACACACCTGCGTCGAGGCGCATCTCGCGTGGTGTTCGCGGTGTGTCGTGTTTCTTCGCCATTACGAGGAGACAGTCCGACTAGTCAAAGCTGCCTTTAACCACTCGAACGAGTCCAGGTCTGCCATCATTCCTGAAAGCCTCGTACAAACGATTCTCGCCGTAGCGCGGGGTATGCGGCACTGA
- a CDS encoding Rieske 2Fe-2S domain-containing protein, with translation MQQATVEPIRYDALVHDDRIHASLYTDPHIFAEEMEKIFYRGWVFVGHDSEVPSPGDFITRPIGTQPVIMVRGKDGGVSVLLNRCAHRGTTVCPAERGNTRIFTCPYHGWSYDLSGELHGVPYPSGYNGVFDKKANGLAHAPRTASYRGFVFASFAAAGISLEEHLGPATKLIDRACDLSPDGEIELTAGWVKHRYPANWKMLPENDTDGYHLGFVHLAMLKTVGSQYQRFVGDEKSIKAVLRDWGNGHTEIDWAPGFQQPFEWFGGVSEGMVARYLMAMEDRYGKEKTQQRIFDGPPHALIFPNLFLGEMNIAIMQPLGVEECIQLHTPMFLKGVPEFNKRLLRQSEAAMGPGSFLLPEDVTIASRNQVGLMTRNAEWLEISRGLNREYVDAEGRLVAHVTDETTNRAFWKHYRKVMAER, from the coding sequence ATGCAGCAAGCCACCGTTGAACCGATCCGCTACGACGCACTTGTCCACGACGACCGCATTCACGCCTCGCTCTACACCGACCCGCACATCTTCGCCGAGGAGATGGAAAAGATCTTCTATCGCGGGTGGGTGTTTGTCGGCCACGATAGCGAGGTTCCCAGCCCCGGGGATTTCATCACCCGTCCGATCGGCACCCAGCCGGTCATCATGGTGCGAGGGAAAGACGGCGGCGTATCCGTCCTCCTCAACCGTTGCGCTCATCGCGGCACAACAGTATGTCCGGCGGAACGCGGCAACACTCGCATTTTCACCTGCCCGTATCACGGCTGGAGCTATGACTTGAGCGGAGAGCTGCACGGCGTCCCCTACCCGAGCGGCTACAACGGCGTGTTCGATAAGAAAGCGAACGGTCTTGCACACGCACCACGTACGGCGAGCTATCGCGGCTTCGTCTTTGCCAGCTTTGCCGCCGCTGGCATTTCCCTGGAAGAACATTTAGGTCCAGCCACGAAATTGATCGACCGTGCTTGCGATCTCTCGCCGGATGGAGAAATCGAACTCACCGCTGGATGGGTGAAACACCGCTACCCCGCCAACTGGAAAATGTTGCCGGAGAACGATACCGATGGCTATCATCTCGGCTTCGTTCATCTGGCCATGCTCAAAACCGTCGGCTCGCAGTATCAACGCTTTGTCGGTGATGAAAAGAGCATCAAAGCCGTGTTGCGCGACTGGGGCAACGGGCACACGGAAATCGATTGGGCACCCGGCTTCCAGCAACCGTTCGAATGGTTCGGCGGAGTGTCCGAGGGCATGGTCGCCCGCTACCTCATGGCGATGGAAGACCGCTACGGCAAAGAGAAGACGCAGCAGCGGATCTTCGACGGCCCACCGCACGCGCTCATTTTCCCCAACCTGTTTCTCGGTGAGATGAATATCGCGATCATGCAACCGCTCGGTGTCGAGGAATGCATTCAGTTGCACACGCCCATGTTCCTCAAAGGCGTGCCGGAGTTCAACAAGCGGCTCCTGCGACAAAGCGAGGCGGCGATGGGCCCGGGCTCATTCCTGCTTCCCGAGGACGTCACTATCGCTAGCCGCAACCAAGTCGGCTTGATGACCCGCAACGCGGAATGGCTGGAGATTAGTCGTGGCTTGAACCGCGAGTATGTCGACGCCGAAGGTCGCCTTGTCGCCCACGTCACCGACGAGACGACCAATCGCGCCTTTTGGAAGCATTATCGGAAGGTGATGGCGGAACGATAG
- a CDS encoding cytochrome-c peroxidase codes for MPQNPTAQGSTPLGSLFVILVALTFSLAWGVLISVPGVAFPDEYALPIPAEVLPPLIPDDNPLSAAKVELGQKLYFDPRLSVDNTVSCATCHDPRKGFADGKPVGEGVKQQKGARNSPTVLNAAYYEQQFWDGRAEMLEDQAVLPLINPIEMAMPSHGAVEDKLRKLPEYPPLFRKAFGKPEITISRVGQALASFERTLVSFSAPIDRFLKGDKSAISESAQRGWTLFNGKARCNTCHGHVGSVPTFTDNKYHNIGVGAKQRDFSALARETQQALQKGDRKIIDELALKPHVSELGRFLVTKEQKDLGAFKTSGLRNVELTAPYMHDGSEATLLAVIDFYDRGGENNPFLDGGMRPLGLNDQQKSDLVELMKTFTSDDLKRFDALKSLMPAQ; via the coding sequence ATGCCTCAAAATCCCACGGCCCAGGGCAGTACACCCCTCGGATCGTTGTTTGTGATCCTCGTTGCTCTGACCTTTTCCCTCGCTTGGGGAGTGCTTATTAGCGTTCCAGGCGTGGCCTTTCCCGACGAGTATGCACTGCCCATTCCAGCCGAGGTGCTGCCGCCACTCATCCCAGACGACAACCCGCTCTCGGCTGCAAAAGTGGAGTTGGGACAAAAACTCTATTTCGATCCACGCTTATCGGTGGACAACACGGTCTCCTGCGCCACCTGCCACGATCCGCGCAAAGGGTTTGCTGACGGGAAGCCGGTGGGAGAAGGCGTCAAGCAGCAGAAAGGCGCGCGTAACTCTCCCACGGTGCTCAATGCCGCCTATTACGAGCAGCAGTTCTGGGATGGGCGGGCGGAAATGCTGGAAGATCAAGCCGTTTTGCCACTGATCAATCCCATCGAGATGGCGATGCCGTCCCATGGCGCAGTTGAAGACAAGCTACGCAAGCTGCCCGAGTACCCACCACTGTTTCGGAAAGCGTTCGGCAAGCCGGAGATTACGATCAGTCGGGTCGGGCAAGCCCTCGCCAGCTTCGAGCGAACCTTGGTGTCGTTCTCGGCCCCGATCGACCGGTTTCTCAAGGGTGACAAGAGCGCAATCTCCGAGTCTGCACAGCGCGGCTGGACGCTGTTCAATGGCAAAGCGCGGTGTAACACGTGCCACGGGCATGTCGGCTCGGTTCCGACATTTACGGACAACAAGTACCACAATATCGGTGTGGGAGCGAAACAGCGGGACTTCTCTGCGCTGGCGCGAGAAACGCAACAGGCGCTGCAAAAAGGCGATCGCAAAATCATCGACGAACTCGCGCTCAAGCCTCACGTGAGTGAGCTGGGCCGGTTTCTGGTCACCAAAGAACAGAAAGACCTCGGTGCCTTCAAAACCTCGGGCTTGCGCAATGTCGAGCTGACCGCGCCCTACATGCACGACGGCAGTGAAGCGACGCTGCTCGCGGTCATCGATTTCTATGATCGCGGCGGAGAAAATAACCCCTTTCTGGACGGCGGCATGCGCCCACTCGGCCTCAACGACCAACAGAAATCCGACTTGGTGGAACTGATGAAAACCTTCACCAGCGATGACTTGAAGCGTTTTGACGCGCTCAAATCGCTCATGCCGGCTCAGTAA
- a CDS encoding type II toxin-antitoxin system VapC family toxin, whose protein sequence is MSGRVLLDTNMVIALFAKEAVVQQRLAAADEVFVSSIVLGELYYGAQKSSRVDANLARVNTFAAANTILVCDTATAQYYGAVKNHLRATGHPIPENDIWIAATAKQHQLTLVTRDGHFQAVEGLLVEQW, encoded by the coding sequence ATGAGTGGTAGAGTCCTACTCGACACGAACATGGTGATCGCCCTGTTTGCCAAAGAGGCGGTCGTCCAGCAGCGGTTAGCCGCAGCCGACGAAGTATTTGTCTCCAGTATCGTGTTGGGCGAACTCTATTACGGAGCGCAGAAATCGTCCCGCGTAGACGCGAATCTTGCTCGGGTCAACACATTTGCCGCTGCGAACACGATCCTGGTGTGTGACACGGCGACAGCCCAGTACTACGGAGCGGTCAAAAACCACCTCCGCGCGACGGGGCATCCGATTCCCGAAAATGATATTTGGATTGCCGCCACTGCCAAGCAACATCAGCTCACGCTTGTGACACGCGACGGGCACTTTCAAGCGGTTGAGGGACTGCTAGTTGAGCAGTGGTAA